One Microcoleus sp. FACHB-831 DNA window includes the following coding sequences:
- a CDS encoding nucleotidyltransferase domain-containing protein, translating into MRAIIIETLINNLQPLDFILALWQGGSAAHGYTDEWSDIDIVAIAEDNCVQETFDIVEKSLETISRIQFRWRIPEPTWHGHSQCFYQLEEASPFLMIDFVVMKRSSPNNFLEVERHGTAAIAFDKANLVIPKALNRRQHFEEMKARFETLKNNFDFLQVFVKKEINRGRLIEASANYHNYTLQPLIELLGMLHRPNRYDFKTKYFSRDFPPEVIARLSPFYCVNDLADLDEKQRKAEVIFALTLPSVEEVFQRELG; encoded by the coding sequence ATGAGAGCAATAATTATTGAAACGCTCATCAATAATTTACAGCCATTAGATTTTATTTTAGCGCTATGGCAAGGAGGCTCTGCCGCACATGGATATACAGATGAGTGGTCAGATATCGACATTGTAGCGATCGCTGAGGATAATTGCGTTCAAGAGACATTCGATATAGTTGAAAAATCTCTTGAAACTATTTCTCGTATTCAATTCAGATGGCGAATTCCTGAACCGACTTGGCACGGCCATTCGCAATGCTTTTATCAATTAGAGGAAGCGAGTCCCTTTTTGATGATTGATTTTGTCGTTATGAAGCGAAGCAGCCCTAATAATTTCTTAGAGGTGGAGCGACATGGAACAGCCGCGATCGCATTTGATAAAGCTAATCTTGTAATTCCAAAAGCTCTGAATCGGCGCCAACATTTTGAGGAAATGAAAGCCAGATTTGAGACTCTAAAGAACAACTTTGATTTTTTGCAAGTATTTGTTAAAAAGGAGATAAATCGGGGGCGGTTGATAGAAGCGAGCGCTAACTACCACAACTATACTCTTCAACCTTTAATTGAACTGTTGGGAATGCTGCACCGACCGAATAGATACGATTTTAAAACGAAATACTTTAGCCGAGATTTCCCCCCTGAAGTCATAGCCCGCTTGTCGCCGTTTTATTGTGTCAACGATCTTGCTGACCTTGACGAAAAACAGCGGAAAGCAGAAGTGATATTCGCTCTTACTTTACCAAGTGTAGAAGAGGTTTTTCAAAGAGAGCTAGGATAG